From Endozoicomonas sp. 8E, the proteins below share one genomic window:
- a CDS encoding type II CAAX prenyl endopeptidase Rce1 family protein — MKKYILIIVISIYCSLITQYAKPDTPPLKTEHGFSSLQTARNIALRSSDPEDNKDKRSNILIFFIKNINFNKQLYYGLTSGIMDAGQHLLVAYFVFRPLSLIHDPYDETLKLRELIIGAVFEELIFNGHLLRLVNFSLEYVTDRNSNDDEIIFILSNIIKSTIFGLLHLTNPNPSILQVTMSSINSFSRGQLCKYHGLLSATISHVTLNSIGYLLILYREHFFSNESG; from the coding sequence ATGAAAAAATATATTTTAATCATCGTAATATCAATATATTGCTCATTAATAACTCAGTATGCAAAGCCAGATACCCCTCCCCTAAAAACAGAGCATGGATTTAGCTCTTTGCAGACAGCAAGAAATATAGCCCTCAGAAGTTCAGATCCAGAGGATAATAAAGACAAAAGATCTAACATATTAATATTTTTTATAAAAAATATTAATTTTAATAAGCAACTTTATTATGGGTTAACATCAGGTATAATGGATGCTGGGCAACATCTGCTTGTGGCTTATTTCGTTTTTCGCCCTCTCTCATTAATACATGATCCGTACGATGAAACATTAAAACTTAGAGAACTTATTATAGGAGCTGTCTTTGAAGAGTTGATATTTAATGGTCACTTACTCCGTTTAGTTAATTTTTCTTTAGAATACGTAACTGATAGAAACAGCAATGACGATGAAATAATATTTATTTTGAGTAACATTATAAAATCTACAATTTTTGGACTTTTACACCTTACCAACCCGAACCCATCAATTTTACAAGTCACAATGTCATCGATAAATTCATTTAGCAGAGGGCAACTTTGTAAATATCATGGCTTACTTTCTGCGACAATATCTCATGTTACTTTAAACTCTATTGGCTATTTATTGATCCTTTATAGAGAACACTTTTTTAGCAATGAATCGGGATAG
- a CDS encoding acyloxyacyl hydrolase, giving the protein MKFNNAAFLSAVPVVLSVFSTSVVAQPESIHFSYGPDLSSKIEVKDTRLALRWPFSDEGLLEHSEWNDRFLLDTSVSYWDNQLDASPSHSSKGGDDIYGFFVTPVWQFKSPSGQYYFDAGLGVGWISDTQIRYKGDQPLEKSTHLQFETMLGAGVLLGSEKNFDLGAKLLHYSNAYIKRPNMDLNVIQFSLAYHF; this is encoded by the coding sequence ATGAAATTCAATAACGCAGCCTTTCTGTCAGCAGTACCTGTGGTGCTATCTGTTTTTTCAACGTCGGTCGTCGCACAACCCGAAAGTATTCATTTCAGCTACGGGCCGGATCTTTCCAGTAAAATAGAGGTTAAGGACACTCGCTTGGCCCTGAGATGGCCTTTCAGTGACGAAGGACTTCTCGAACATTCAGAATGGAATGACCGCTTTCTTCTCGATACTTCGGTTTCTTACTGGGATAATCAACTGGATGCCAGCCCCTCTCACAGCTCGAAAGGTGGCGATGATATCTATGGCTTTTTCGTGACTCCGGTATGGCAATTCAAAAGTCCCAGCGGACAGTATTACTTCGATGCCGGTCTGGGCGTTGGCTGGATCAGCGATACCCAGATTCGTTACAAAGGCGACCAGCCTTTAGAAAAAAGCACTCATTTACAATTTGAAACCATGCTGGGTGCAGGCGTTCTCCTGGGTTCCGAAAAAAATTTTGATCTGGGCGCCAAGTTGCTTCACTACTCCAATGCTTATATCAAACGGCCCAATATGGATTTGAATGTGATCCAGTTCTCGCTTGCGTATCATTTTTGA
- the gspD gene encoding type II secretion system secretin GspD, translating into MTVFLLVSTSVFASQASADYQRYSASFEKADIAEFASTVSATLNKTIILDPAVRGSVTIRSYDKLNAEQYYQLFLNVLEVHGFAVIEQENNVLKIVQDKNAKMSSIALADRQNPGQGDEFVTWVLPVQNVPVRELSPLLRQLNDTAGNVVHYDPSNILLMTGRAANVKRLVEIVRRVDMAGNRNFSVIQLEYASASEMQRILTSLLQEKGGKGSASQVTVVADDRSNRLIVAGQARQLQKVNRIVYQLDAEQESSGNTRVFYLRYAKAEELKEVMEGVGQTVQAEKDSGKTVVRNNQKFSINVHEQTNALVVTAQPDIMKSLESVIKQLDIRRAQVLVEAIIVEVADGDGINLSFQLANANSGSMMQFNDGRTVPIGQIMAGLKDAEDVPGSTVISDDGTTINPDQPGDYTKLYDALAGVSGAAFSITSGDWTALLQAVTSSTKSNVLATPSLMTLDNEESSFIVGDEVPVITGSASSSNNDNPFQTVERKEVGVKMTVKPQINEGDSVMLAITQEVSGVNGTTSVDVTFSKREVKTSIMARSGDTIVIGGLLDEDVQESVSKVPLLGDIPYLGALFRSTSSEVKKRNLMVFLRPTIIRDDNILTSISGKKYSYMRARQLDRRDQGVQLMPDARTPVLPEYPSNSDLMNRARQKLDAADQKEKEKEKNDSKDDDKVASKQSEKNDAESGDNS; encoded by the coding sequence ATGACAGTGTTCTTACTGGTTTCAACGTCTGTTTTTGCCAGTCAGGCTTCAGCGGACTATCAGCGCTATTCTGCCAGTTTTGAGAAGGCCGATATTGCTGAATTTGCCAGTACGGTCAGCGCTACTCTGAACAAAACCATTATTCTGGACCCCGCTGTTCGTGGCTCTGTAACGATCCGTTCCTATGACAAACTCAACGCTGAACAATACTATCAGCTGTTTTTGAACGTTCTGGAAGTCCACGGTTTTGCCGTTATCGAACAAGAAAATAATGTTCTGAAAATTGTTCAGGACAAGAACGCAAAAATGTCGTCTATTGCGCTGGCTGACCGGCAAAACCCGGGACAGGGTGATGAGTTCGTTACCTGGGTACTCCCGGTTCAGAACGTGCCGGTGAGAGAACTGTCTCCGTTATTGCGGCAGCTCAATGATACAGCAGGCAATGTGGTTCATTACGATCCCTCCAATATTCTTCTGATGACCGGACGTGCGGCCAATGTGAAGCGTCTGGTTGAGATTGTCAGACGAGTGGATATGGCCGGCAACCGAAACTTCTCCGTTATTCAGCTCGAATACGCCTCTGCTTCAGAAATGCAGCGAATTCTCACTTCTCTGCTGCAGGAAAAAGGTGGCAAGGGCAGTGCTTCTCAGGTGACCGTGGTTGCTGATGATCGCAGCAACCGCCTGATTGTTGCCGGTCAGGCAAGACAGCTGCAAAAAGTAAATCGTATTGTCTACCAACTGGATGCCGAACAGGAATCCTCCGGTAATACCCGTGTCTTCTACTTGAGGTATGCCAAGGCGGAAGAACTGAAAGAAGTCATGGAAGGCGTGGGTCAAACGGTTCAGGCAGAAAAAGACAGCGGTAAGACAGTTGTTCGTAATAACCAGAAGTTCAGTATCAATGTTCATGAGCAAACCAACGCTCTGGTGGTCACCGCTCAGCCAGACATTATGAAAAGCCTGGAAAGTGTCATCAAGCAGCTCGATATTCGTCGTGCCCAGGTTCTGGTAGAAGCCATTATCGTTGAGGTGGCTGATGGCGATGGCATTAACCTCTCCTTCCAGCTGGCCAATGCTAACAGCGGCAGTATGATGCAGTTTAATGATGGTCGAACAGTACCGATTGGCCAGATCATGGCAGGCCTGAAAGATGCCGAGGACGTGCCGGGTTCAACAGTTATCAGTGATGATGGCACCACTATCAACCCTGATCAGCCGGGAGACTATACCAAGCTATATGATGCCCTGGCCGGTGTTTCCGGTGCAGCATTCAGTATTACATCCGGTGACTGGACAGCCCTTTTGCAGGCTGTTACCAGCTCAACAAAATCCAATGTTCTGGCGACTCCCAGCCTGATGACACTGGATAACGAAGAATCTTCTTTTATAGTGGGTGACGAAGTTCCTGTTATCACCGGGTCTGCTTCCAGTTCAAACAACGACAATCCTTTCCAGACCGTAGAGCGTAAGGAAGTGGGTGTGAAGATGACCGTCAAGCCCCAGATCAATGAGGGCGATTCGGTGATGCTGGCTATTACCCAGGAAGTGTCCGGTGTGAATGGTACGACTTCCGTCGACGTCACTTTCTCCAAACGTGAAGTGAAAACATCCATCATGGCACGCAGTGGTGACACCATTGTTATTGGCGGACTGCTGGACGAAGACGTGCAGGAAAGTGTTTCCAAAGTGCCACTGCTGGGTGATATTCCCTACCTGGGGGCGCTCTTCCGCTCCACCTCCAGCGAGGTGAAAAAGCGTAACCTGATGGTCTTCCTGAGACCTACCATCATTCGTGACGATAACATCCTGACCAGTATCAGCGGTAAGAAATACAGCTATATGCGTGCCCGCCAGCTGGATCGTCGTGATCAGGGCGTTCAGCTGATGCCTGATGCAAGAACCCCGGTCCTGCCGGAATACCCTTCTAACTCCGATCTGATGAACAGAGCGCGCCAGAAACTGGATGCAGCTGATCAGAAAGAAAAAGAGAAAGAAAAAAACGACAGCAAAGACGATGACAAGGTAGCCAGTAAACAGTCGGAGAAGAACGATGCTGAGTCCGGCGATAACAGTTGA
- the cueR gene encoding Cu(I)-responsive transcriptional regulator yields the protein MNISKAAQATGLTAKTIRYYESLKLISPAHRLDNGYRDYNESHLRELSFISHARELGFTLKECSDLLDLYNDKHRKSADVKSLALKKLVDVEAKISQLQVIRDSLQQLTQCCHGDNMPDCPIIDRLAKGKELDPDIDGL from the coding sequence ATGAACATTTCCAAAGCAGCGCAGGCCACCGGGCTGACCGCCAAAACCATTCGTTACTATGAAAGTCTGAAACTGATCTCACCGGCCCACCGTCTCGATAACGGTTACCGTGATTATAATGAATCACATTTGCGAGAACTGTCTTTTATTAGCCACGCCAGAGAGCTGGGTTTTACGCTAAAAGAGTGCTCAGACCTTCTGGATCTCTACAACGACAAGCATCGTAAAAGTGCTGATGTAAAATCACTGGCCCTGAAAAAATTAGTCGATGTCGAGGCTAAGATCAGTCAACTGCAAGTGATTCGTGACAGCCTGCAACAACTCACCCAATGCTGTCATGGAGACAATATGCCGGACTGCCCTATCATTGACCGGCTGGCCAAGGGAAAGGAATTGGATCCTGATATAGATGGGTTATAA
- a CDS encoding heavy metal translocating P-type ATPase, with the protein MKSLQIQLALSGVNCAGCVGKIEKALKGVAGVNAASVNFADKTAMVEGSADPSSLISAVKNAGFEAEVMPCDSERQFSIPTIHCASCVSKIESALLEVPGVESASVNLADKTCSVQGQSEVAVILQTLENAGYPGTVLTPDSDLRLKQEEEDKKQYRHLLKHTAIALGLGIPLMIWGVVTGEMSVNTPFQQLAWGIVGLATLFVLVFSGKHYFTGMWKALKHGNTNMDTLIAIGTGIAWLYSMVVVLFPHLLPSAARHVYFEASAMIIGLINLGHALELRAKGKTSQAIKRLLGLQAKTARIVRNGQEIDIPTDQVLKGDIVRVRPGEKIAVDGIVVEGTSLVDESMLTGEPLAVKKTPDDEVSAGTLNKNGSLLFRAEKVGSETALAHIIALVKKAQSSKMPIARMADQISSVFVPVVIVIAVLAATVWLFFGPAPVLAHALVVATTVLIIACPCALGLATPMSVMAGIGKAAELGMLIRKGDSLQQASQLTTIVLDKTGTITEGLPTVTERVSITADTEEEKNRILQIAASIESASEHPLADAIVNSARQQSLSLSPVSDFYAITGQGVTGRIEEKSVLLGNEKLMAANGIDVMLLASTSESLANQGKTPMYLAVDNQLAGLIAVADPIRKDSKAAIKRLHKLGIRVLMVTGDNRLTAAAVAQQVGIDDFRAETLPEDKELCIRQLQEKGYKVGMTGDGINDAPALARADVGFAIGTGTDVAIESADITLIRSSLHGLADAVELSRATLGNIKQNLFGAFVYNSLGIPIAAGVLYPFTGMLLNPVVAGAAMALSSVTVVSNANRLRRFEPTARKI; encoded by the coding sequence ATGAAATCTCTTCAGATTCAGCTGGCTCTCTCCGGAGTCAACTGTGCCGGCTGTGTCGGCAAAATTGAAAAGGCTCTCAAAGGTGTGGCTGGCGTGAATGCAGCCAGTGTTAACTTTGCAGACAAAACGGCCATGGTCGAAGGCAGTGCCGACCCTTCCTCTCTGATTTCAGCCGTGAAAAACGCCGGATTCGAAGCCGAAGTAATGCCTTGCGATTCTGAACGACAATTTTCTATACCAACAATTCACTGTGCATCCTGCGTCAGCAAAATTGAGTCGGCTCTTCTGGAGGTTCCGGGTGTTGAGAGCGCATCGGTCAATCTGGCTGATAAAACCTGCTCTGTTCAGGGGCAGTCTGAAGTTGCCGTCATTCTGCAGACATTGGAAAATGCCGGGTATCCCGGCACCGTGCTGACACCTGACAGCGATCTTCGGCTAAAGCAGGAAGAGGAAGACAAAAAACAGTATCGCCACCTGCTAAAACATACCGCCATTGCTCTGGGTCTGGGCATTCCCCTGATGATCTGGGGTGTCGTCACCGGTGAAATGAGCGTGAATACACCCTTTCAGCAACTTGCCTGGGGGATTGTCGGCCTTGCCACTCTTTTTGTTCTGGTGTTCTCCGGTAAACACTACTTTACCGGCATGTGGAAAGCCCTGAAGCACGGCAACACCAATATGGATACCCTGATTGCCATAGGTACAGGCATAGCATGGCTTTACTCCATGGTCGTCGTATTGTTTCCTCACCTTCTACCGTCTGCCGCCCGCCATGTTTACTTTGAAGCCAGTGCCATGATCATTGGTCTTATCAATCTGGGCCATGCTCTGGAGTTAAGAGCCAAAGGCAAAACCAGTCAGGCGATTAAGCGTCTGCTGGGGCTTCAGGCAAAAACGGCCAGAATCGTACGCAATGGACAGGAAATAGATATACCCACAGACCAGGTTTTGAAAGGCGACATCGTCAGAGTCAGACCCGGTGAGAAAATCGCAGTAGACGGCATCGTCGTTGAAGGCACCAGTCTGGTGGACGAATCCATGCTCACAGGCGAACCACTGGCTGTGAAAAAAACACCAGACGACGAAGTTTCAGCAGGCACCCTGAATAAAAATGGCAGCTTGCTGTTCAGGGCAGAAAAGGTGGGCAGTGAAACCGCTCTGGCCCACATCATTGCTCTGGTAAAAAAAGCCCAGAGTTCAAAAATGCCCATTGCCCGGATGGCCGATCAGATTTCATCGGTATTTGTACCCGTTGTGATAGTCATTGCTGTTCTGGCAGCCACTGTCTGGCTCTTTTTCGGACCCGCGCCGGTATTGGCGCACGCATTGGTGGTAGCTACCACAGTTTTGATTATCGCCTGTCCCTGCGCCCTGGGTCTGGCCACTCCCATGTCAGTCATGGCCGGTATTGGCAAGGCCGCTGAGCTGGGAATGCTGATTCGCAAGGGAGACTCTTTGCAGCAGGCCAGTCAATTGACCACCATAGTGCTGGATAAAACAGGCACCATCACCGAAGGCCTACCCACAGTGACCGAACGGGTCAGCATCACAGCGGACACTGAGGAAGAAAAGAACAGAATTCTGCAGATTGCCGCCAGCATTGAGAGTGCATCTGAGCATCCCCTGGCCGACGCTATTGTCAATTCTGCCAGACAACAATCATTGTCACTGTCACCTGTATCCGATTTTTATGCGATAACCGGGCAAGGGGTGACCGGGCGTATTGAAGAAAAGTCTGTGCTGCTCGGTAATGAAAAGCTGATGGCAGCCAATGGTATTGATGTCATGCTACTGGCATCCACATCAGAGTCACTGGCCAATCAGGGTAAAACCCCCATGTATCTGGCTGTGGATAATCAACTGGCGGGGCTGATAGCGGTCGCTGACCCAATAAGAAAAGACTCCAAAGCAGCTATCAAAAGACTCCATAAACTGGGCATCAGGGTCTTGATGGTGACAGGTGATAACAGGCTGACTGCGGCAGCTGTCGCTCAACAGGTAGGCATTGATGACTTCAGAGCCGAAACCCTGCCAGAAGACAAGGAACTCTGCATCAGGCAGTTGCAGGAAAAAGGGTACAAGGTCGGTATGACAGGTGACGGTATAAACGACGCCCCGGCCCTTGCCCGTGCTGATGTTGGCTTTGCCATAGGCACAGGGACTGATGTTGCTATTGAATCGGCAGATATCACCCTGATTCGCTCTTCACTGCATGGACTGGCCGACGCCGTCGAGCTGTCCAGGGCAACCCTCGGAAACATTAAACAGAACCTGTTTGGCGCCTTTGTTTACAACTCTCTCGGCATTCCGATTGCTGCCGGAGTGCTATACCCTTTCACAGGGATGCTGCTTAACCCTGTTGTTGCAGGAGCAGCCATGGCTTTGTCATCGGTCACGGTGGTCAGCAACGCCAACCGTCTGAGACGTTTCGAGCCAACTGCCAGGAAGATCTGA
- the gspC gene encoding type II secretion system protein GspC has product MSPTLLNRLKAFGPLSSPDFNIASMLSQTGVRRLIVGCEVLLVILLTQQLARLTWQFMESSDSAMIQSWQPQSTVVNRRQSEQDAYPALNDFHLFGQEPIRLTQTDNRGIDPNAVPKSRLSAKVTGIVASSVPADSVAVIHSSGRDRTYRIGEKLQGSNAEVKDIYEDRVIVSNRGKLEALLLYPNEADRKVEKRDSSRLAEVHQQLIADPASFTDFFQITAAQKDGQLIGYQLTPGKFADVFRESGLKPDDVALSINGYDLSDSNDTMKLLQEIKQLTQLSMTIERGGRLYEIEVRL; this is encoded by the coding sequence ATGTCACCAACCCTGCTCAACAGACTGAAAGCCTTTGGCCCTCTGTCCTCGCCTGACTTTAACATTGCCAGTATGTTGTCACAGACTGGGGTGCGGCGACTGATTGTTGGCTGTGAAGTGCTGCTGGTGATTCTTCTGACTCAGCAGCTGGCCCGCCTTACCTGGCAATTTATGGAGAGTTCTGATAGCGCTATGATTCAGTCGTGGCAACCACAATCGACAGTGGTAAATCGTCGTCAGTCGGAACAGGATGCCTACCCCGCACTGAATGATTTCCATCTGTTTGGTCAGGAGCCTATCAGGCTGACACAAACCGATAACCGTGGTATCGACCCCAATGCTGTTCCCAAATCCCGCCTGTCTGCAAAAGTCACCGGTATTGTTGCCAGTTCAGTTCCTGCTGATTCCGTTGCGGTGATTCATTCCAGTGGCCGTGATCGCACTTATCGAATCGGTGAAAAGCTTCAGGGTTCCAATGCTGAAGTGAAAGATATTTATGAGGATCGGGTGATTGTATCGAACCGCGGCAAGCTCGAAGCCCTGTTGCTTTACCCCAATGAAGCGGATCGAAAAGTAGAAAAAAGAGACAGTAGTCGTCTGGCAGAAGTGCATCAACAACTGATCGCTGATCCGGCCTCTTTTACGGATTTTTTTCAGATCACCGCGGCTCAGAAGGATGGTCAGCTGATCGGGTATCAGTTAACCCCCGGCAAGTTTGCTGACGTTTTTCGTGAGTCAGGCCTGAAGCCTGATGATGTAGCCCTGTCTATTAACGGATATGACTTGAGTGACAGCAACGACACAATGAAGCTGCTGCAGGAAATCAAACAGCTCACCCAGCTATCGATGACCATTGAACGAGGTGGTCGTCTCTATGAAATAGAAGTCAGACTATGA
- a CDS encoding WD40 repeat domain-containing protein, with protein sequence MIYSRLQLRDIVSLERVCTRLCDGIHKDNALAKAWYRRFPSPHQYQIRTAINTKNDIQLRDWFESFTNDKALVNSLTDRKPDRIYVPALFFFTKTRLMSQCETFTLVTTETIQEKHCVNSASLSVDGRHLVIACDDGTTKIYVHKAAGSWEVIASISHTGSVNSASFSPNCRYVVSASVDGTVIIYGHKGDGSWKPVGSFSHTDCVYSATFSADSRYVVTASEDKTAKIYGLKDDGSWKSEATIPQNGPIKLATFNPIAHNILTGSEDKTAEICGLKNGRSCLEKNSIERHRWVLSAIFSPNGSHVMTARKDNTAKIYDQKANGSWKPRTTIRHIDYVNSANFSPDGRYVVTASDDYTVRIYGQKANGTWEGEAGIVHKDGVLSATFSPDGRHVVTASKDGTAKIIGLQDDGSWVEKASISHNGWVLSASFSSDGSRVVTASSDGAVKITELRSNNSLSAVTE encoded by the coding sequence ATGATTTACAGCCGTTTGCAACTTCGAGATATTGTCAGTTTAGAACGGGTATGTACCCGCCTTTGCGATGGTATCCACAAAGATAATGCTCTGGCAAAAGCTTGGTATCGCCGGTTTCCTTCACCACATCAGTATCAAATAAGGACAGCCATCAATACAAAAAATGATATTCAACTCCGTGATTGGTTTGAGTCGTTCACGAATGATAAGGCGTTAGTGAATTCACTCACGGATCGTAAACCGGACAGGATTTATGTACCTGCCCTGTTTTTTTTCACCAAGACCAGGCTGATGTCTCAATGTGAAACATTTACATTAGTTACAACGGAAACTATTCAAGAAAAGCACTGCGTAAACTCAGCCAGCCTCAGTGTCGATGGCCGCCATCTGGTCATCGCCTGTGACGATGGTACGACAAAAATCTACGTTCATAAGGCTGCCGGATCATGGGAAGTAATAGCCAGCATTTCCCATACCGGCTCGGTCAATTCAGCTTCCTTCAGCCCCAATTGTCGCTACGTAGTGTCTGCCAGTGTCGATGGCACAGTGATAATCTACGGCCATAAGGGCGATGGGTCCTGGAAACCAGTAGGCAGCTTTTCCCATACTGACTGTGTTTACTCAGCCACCTTTAGCGCCGATAGCCGCTATGTGGTGACCGCCAGTGAAGATAAAACGGCAAAAATTTACGGCCTCAAGGACGATGGATCATGGAAAAGTGAAGCCACTATCCCCCAAAATGGTCCGATCAAGTTAGCCACCTTCAACCCCATTGCCCACAATATACTGACCGGTAGTGAAGATAAAACGGCAGAAATCTGTGGCCTCAAGAACGGTAGATCCTGTTTAGAAAAAAACAGCATTGAGCGTCATAGATGGGTCTTATCAGCCATCTTCAGCCCCAATGGCAGCCATGTGATGACTGCCAGAAAGGATAACACGGCAAAAATCTATGACCAAAAGGCCAATGGATCATGGAAACCAAGAACAACCATTCGCCATATTGACTATGTTAACTCAGCCAACTTTAGCCCCGATGGCCGCTATGTGGTGACGGCCAGCGACGATTACACAGTAAGAATCTATGGCCAGAAAGCCAATGGAACATGGGAAGGAGAAGCCGGCATTGTTCATAAAGACGGAGTCTTATCAGCCACTTTCAGCCCTGATGGCCGCCATGTGGTGACTGCCAGCAAAGACGGAACAGCGAAAATCATTGGTCTACAGGACGATGGGTCATGGGTAGAAAAAGCCAGTATTTCCCATAATGGCTGGGTCTTATCAGCCAGCTTCAGCTCCGATGGCAGCCGTGTAGTCACCGCCAGTAGCGACGGCGCAGTGAAAATCACTGAACTAAGAAGCAATAATTCATTGTCTGCTGTCACTGAGTGA
- a CDS encoding trypsin-like serine peptidase has product MKKIIVLFSFILIFTSEEILCESNSRIPRYTKPVRKINPGMLPWIAGLNNGCTTVLISDKHLLTSAHCIGKKLDITFLNTKNKIKSKVTKYIINNNFFSASDRPKYDIAILELNQPVSIPPADIDYAKCPDLYNITDLMVAGYANQQLLQLASVSWVGSCNDEVYFVSYPGDSQPGDSGSPLFYRQNNSFILGIHVGKFYQDNLAIQYKLSLTFNRNFIEKYVRLEKSHDIYYPIKGTSLNTQRWNSTSASASTSTMLCILITPLILAMNLP; this is encoded by the coding sequence ATGAAAAAAATTATTGTGCTCTTTTCTTTTATATTAATATTTACTTCAGAAGAAATATTGTGTGAATCAAATAGTAGAATTCCTCGATACACTAAGCCGGTTAGAAAAATAAATCCTGGTATGCTTCCATGGATAGCTGGTCTTAATAATGGTTGTACTACTGTGCTCATATCTGATAAGCATTTGTTGACTTCAGCTCACTGCATTGGTAAAAAATTAGACATAACTTTTCTTAATACTAAAAACAAGATTAAAAGCAAAGTTACAAAGTATATAATAAATAATAATTTTTTTTCTGCCTCTGATAGGCCTAAATACGATATAGCAATACTCGAGTTAAACCAGCCTGTGTCAATTCCTCCTGCTGACATCGACTATGCCAAGTGTCCAGACCTTTATAATATTACTGACCTTATGGTTGCAGGTTATGCCAATCAGCAGTTATTGCAGCTTGCATCTGTAAGCTGGGTAGGCTCCTGTAATGATGAAGTATATTTCGTTTCATATCCCGGAGATTCCCAGCCTGGGGATTCAGGTTCTCCCTTATTTTACAGACAAAACAATTCATTTATCTTAGGAATACATGTTGGAAAATTCTATCAAGACAATTTGGCAATCCAGTATAAACTGTCATTAACGTTTAATCGTAATTTTATAGAGAAGTATGTGCGATTAGAAAAAAGCCATGATATATATTACCCAATAAAAGGAACTTCTCTAAATACACAAAGATGGAATTCCACTTCTGCTTCTGCTTCCACTTCAACTATGTTATGCATTTTAATAACACCATTAATTTTGGCAATGAATTTGCCTTAA
- a CDS encoding transposase, producing the protein MAQARNTLIDPSATPYYHCTARCVRQAYLCGENHLTGKNYEHRRQWVVDKLRELVSVFAVEVCAYAVMSNHYHVVLHINQSSARGWSRDEVLHRWTTLFAGPLLVQRHLAADKLGSAELARIDEYAEEYRRRLTDISWFMRCLNEHLAREANKEDECKGRFWEGRFKSQALLDEAALLTCMTYVDLNPIRAGKVETPEESDYTSIQERVEQVTHSETKKQPLTLKPFCLQGQNTDVALPYLLHDYLELVDWSGRIARTDKRGSIPSCTPPILQRLDIDPDEWLKTMQWNNRFYRAVGRLEAMKAFALEVGQKWLRGLNACSRLYLTG; encoded by the coding sequence ATGGCTCAGGCCCGCAATACTCTGATTGACCCCAGCGCAACGCCTTATTACCACTGCACGGCAAGATGTGTTCGTCAGGCTTACCTCTGTGGAGAGAACCACCTGACTGGCAAGAACTACGAGCATCGCCGCCAATGGGTGGTGGATAAACTTCGGGAACTGGTTTCAGTCTTCGCTGTCGAAGTCTGCGCTTACGCTGTCATGTCGAATCATTACCATGTGGTTTTGCACATCAATCAGTCATCTGCCAGAGGCTGGTCACGGGACGAAGTGCTTCACCGATGGACGACCTTGTTCGCAGGTCCGCTTCTGGTGCAAAGGCATCTGGCCGCTGACAAACTGGGCAGCGCTGAATTGGCCCGTATTGATGAATATGCTGAGGAATACCGGCGTCGTTTAACGGATATCAGCTGGTTTATGCGCTGCCTGAATGAACATCTTGCTCGTGAGGCCAATAAAGAAGATGAGTGTAAAGGACGCTTCTGGGAAGGTCGCTTTAAAAGCCAGGCACTGCTGGACGAAGCAGCGTTACTAACCTGTATGACCTACGTTGACTTGAATCCGATTCGGGCTGGAAAGGTAGAAACACCGGAAGAATCAGACTATACGTCGATTCAGGAACGGGTGGAGCAGGTTACACATTCTGAGACTAAAAAACAGCCGCTGACCCTGAAACCTTTTTGTTTGCAGGGCCAGAATACGGATGTTGCCCTTCCCTACCTTCTTCACGACTATCTGGAACTGGTTGACTGGAGTGGCCGCATTGCCAGAACAGATAAGAGAGGTTCCATCCCGTCGTGTACCCCTCCTATTCTTCAAAGGTTGGACATTGATCCGGATGAGTGGCTGAAAACCATGCAATGGAATAATCGTTTTTATCGTGCAGTTGGCCGTCTGGAAGCGATGAAGGCCTTTGCACTTGAAGTCGGACAGAAGTGGCTTCGAGGTTTAAACGCCTGCAGTCGTTTGTATCTGACAGGTTAG